In Pogoniulus pusillus isolate bPogPus1 unplaced genomic scaffold, bPogPus1.pri scaffold_156_arrow_ctg1, whole genome shotgun sequence, a single window of DNA contains:
- the LOC135173940 gene encoding uncharacterized protein LOC135173940 isoform X1, whose product MLLYVTLPELPAVVVFKDGASFVSDECEDGDLSSWINRARFQGYLHVDGFTLHELGDRESRSQPPATHPLLTPTPETQSSTWHRRSLVLQSQLQALEYFASASSMGLDTNSRVDLTCD is encoded by the exons TATGTGACCTTGCCTGAGTTGCCTGCTGTTGTGGTCTTCAAAGATGGAGCTTCCTTTGTTTCTGATG AGTGTGAAGATGGTGATTTGTCATCCTGGATAAACAGAGCAAGATTTCAAGGGTATCTTCATGTGGATGGCTTTACACTTCATGAACTTGGAGACagag aaagcaggagtcagccacctgccacccatcccctcctgaccccaaccccagaaacccaaagcagcacttggcacaggaGGTCTCTCGTGTTGCAGTCTCAACTTCAAGCCCTGGaatactttgcttcagccagcagcatggggttgGATACCAACAGCAGAGTCGACTTAACCTGTGACTAA
- the LOC135173940 gene encoding protein disulfide-isomerase TMX3-like isoform X2, whose amino-acid sequence MLLYVTLPELPAVVVFKDGASFVSDECEDGDLSSWINRARFQGYLHVDGFTLHELGDRGKLVAIAVIDDKNSSVEHTRNRTECW is encoded by the exons TATGTGACCTTGCCTGAGTTGCCTGCTGTTGTGGTCTTCAAAGATGGAGCTTCCTTTGTTTCTGATG AGTGTGAAGATGGTGATTTGTCATCCTGGATAAACAGAGCAAGATTTCAAGGGTATCTTCATGTGGATGGCTTTACACTTCATGAACTTGGAGACagag GAAAACTTGTGGCTATTGCAGTCATTGATGATAAAAACTCTTCAGTGGAACATACCAGGAACAGAACTGAGTGTTGGTGA